CtctttttattgaagaaaaattcactTGGCTCAAGGTGAAACAGAATGCTCATCGCCCCTGACTCAAGGTTCCACAAAATCCTAATTTCCTATATATTATTTGTAACAagtagttttgattttgattaagtGGTTACATTCTGTATATTTAATGTATTGGATTGGTTTTAGACTACATAGTagatacaaaaaaatatattcttttgaTTTGATGTACTTACTAGATCTAATAATGTCCTCGTGGCAAGATGAGAAAGTCTGTTGCTTGAATATTTAGTATTCCCTTATGCACAAAATtcagctacaaaattggttgtaaccttaaaaaatgacaaagttcAGCTATAAAATTAGGCTAgaaccttactcaatatttttttattggaggtgaattttgacaaatttaccattagattacatctttttcttatatcttccatacttgcaaaatttctaaaaaattaaagattaatagttatgttattaataaattttttaaattacaagtttttgtagtttaaaattatatataaaatataatcttatagatcatatagtaaataatatccgattgaaaCAAAATCTAACGTGTatttaaaccataaaaaacatgcaattcaactattagatttttagcatatataataatatttattttactaagtAAAGTTATAGTTTTAGGCTACTACCTCTCTTATTTATTACTTGTGCTTACTATTTTGGTCGAGTAACCACTCTTAATAAGAAATTGAAGGAAATATCAGAAACAGAAGAAGTGGGGAAAGTGATGAAGCTGATGTTCTGAGTGACTCCTGGTCCAACTCCTCTTTTGACTCGCATGAAAGTTTCAGAAATATCAGAATTTATGGCACTGCCAACGCCATTACATAGCCTTAAAATTGAAGGATGTGATGTTCTGAGGTCCATACCTGAAAGTGTGATAAAGAACCCTTCTCTCCAACATTTGtatattattaattgttgttctCTCAAGTCCTTTCCCATAGGCATGGCCTTAAAAATTCTTTATATCCGGAATTGCAAGAAATTAGATTTTCCCCTTGCAAATGAGAATGTACACCCGGATGAACTTGAAGATTTGAGTGTAGGGAGTAGCTGTGACTCCCTGACAGACCTCTCCTTACACTTGTTTCCAAAACTTAGAAGACTTTCTATTTGGGATTGTGCAAAACTGCAGAAACTCGGTGCCAGAAAAAATTCAGACAGAACTCACATCTCGAGGCCTTGGAGATCAGGGATTGTCCTAAACTGGAATATTTTCCAACAGGAGGATTGCCTACCCCCAATTTGAAGTCCATTTGGTACTCTAATTGCAAGAGTCTCGAGAAACTACCTGATCAGTTGGGCACTCTTGAACATCTCACGGCAATGTTTATGAATGATTGCCCCGAACTTGAACCACTCTCAAAACAGGTTTTGCCTTCGAAACTTTGTTTACTTAGGATCACTTCCTGCAACAAACTCATTTCCGGGAAGGAGTGGGGGTTGCACGGGCTTGCCAGTCTCTGTCTTTTGGAGATTGAAGGTGAATGTAAAAACGTGGAGTCATTCCCAGTGGAAGGATTACTGCCCAGAAATCTCAGTTCTCTACGCATCAGTGGACTTTTGGATCTCGAAAAGTGGGACAACACGGGCCTAAAGAAACTTGAGTCTCTTAAAACACTAGAGATTAGCTGCTGTGAGAAACTCCAGTCCTTGCAGTAGATGGTTTTCCATCCTCCCTCTCTTTCCTCTGCATAAAGAAGTGTCCATTGTTGAAACCAAAACTCCAAAATAAGAATGGGGAAGATTAGTCCAAGATAGCTCATATTTCTTGCGTTGAAATTGATGAGGAAGTAATCTCATGAACGGGGCTTTCAGCGAGGTACTGATAATCTTGTGACTCGTTGGACATCATTTTAATTTACTGTATGTTGTGAAAAAATGATTTCGCTTATCTTTTCTTCCATCTTGCATAATCTAGGCCAATATTGTATACTTCTTGGGCCACCAGGAATTGCTTGAGTTTCAACGTGGGTGCTGCCGTTATTAATTTACATTTGCCTCCTACTCTGTTATCAATCGTTTTGCAGACTTCCAATTCTAATATTCAGAACAAGTTTTGTGGCTTATATGTTTAGGAAAATTATCTTAAAAGAATGTGGAGTGTATTTCTTTTAGTAACTTCTTTGATATATTTTGGGGTTAAAACGATGCACATGTATGTAAGCTGGATGTGACTTGagaaactgtttttttttttattgtgagtTGGCCATTGTATTTATATGGACTTGgctaaaccaaaacaaaaaaaaatgtgttaaattCAGTGTAATGAGATATAAATTGATTTGAGTTTGTCAGGGTTTAAAGGTGTTTTACAAAAGTTGGTTTGAGTGTTTCCTATTCATATTAGAAACTCTAAACTAATAGTGAATTTTGATTGGCATTGCTTGAGGATGTAAACTTGTAGTTGGCCAAACCAACGTAAAATCTTGTTATTCAAATACAAGCCCCCTCCCTCTTACACATCATGCTTAAATTTGGAAATTGGACAAGCTGCTGCTTGCTCTTCTTGTACATCTTTTGTAGTTTTGCACCCAGTCAATTGCAAATTCGATCTCCATCAAAGAAAAGTATCAAGTTCGCTTCTTTCAAGAGTCATGAATAACCAGTGTTTGCTAGAGGAAGAGCAAGCCTATCATCTTCAATGTGAAAGCGGATTATAAAGTAACAAAATGcagcctttttttcttttccttttgacacaaaatgaaatttaaagtaaataaatgaaattggcAAATTACTCCTACAATTATTAGAGTATGGATTAGGAattaaaatttcgaaaaaacttaaagaaattagactattttttgtttacaaaaattgaaatttagaataaataaaatgaaaatcaaaGTGCCCCTATAATTATTAAGGTTTAGCATTAGAATTCAGAAACAACTTTAAGAAAATTAGACTCATAAATTCACAAGC
This genomic stretch from Quercus robur chromosome 4, dhQueRobu3.1, whole genome shotgun sequence harbors:
- the LOC126722538 gene encoding putative disease resistance protein At3g14460, whose translation is MALKILYIRNCKKLDFPLANENVHPDELEDLSVGSSCDSLTDLSLHLFPKLRRLSIWDCAKLQKLGGLPTPNLKSIWYSNCKSLEKLPDQLGTLEHLTAMFMNDCPELEPLSKQVLPSKLCLLRITSCNKLISGKEWGLHGLASLCLLEIEGECKNVESFPVEGLLPRNLSSLRISGLLDLEKWDNTGLKKLESLKTLEISCCEKLQSLQ